The following are encoded in a window of candidate division TA06 bacterium genomic DNA:
- a CDS encoding phosphatidylglycerophosphatase A produces the protein MGRVEKVVASLFFSGYFPLFPATVGSAVTCVAYWFLFPENPYLQAGLIVVVFFVGVYLSSRLIKEWGPDPRRVVIDETCGMLVALFMVPKSLLLVIIAFLLFRFFDIAKPFPIRRSQRLKSGWGVVIDDLLAGIYTRLVLLLVYFAWSRLA, from the coding sequence GTGGGACGGGTCGAGAAGGTAGTAGCCTCGCTTTTCTTTAGTGGGTATTTTCCCCTTTTTCCGGCCACAGTAGGTAGCGCAGTCACCTGTGTGGCGTACTGGTTTCTTTTCCCGGAGAATCCTTATCTACAAGCAGGTCTCATTGTTGTTGTCTTTTTTGTAGGAGTCTATCTCTCATCCAGGCTGATCAAGGAATGGGGGCCTGACCCCAGAAGAGTTGTCATTGATGAGACCTGCGGAATGCTCGTTGCTCTTTTCATGGTCCCGAAATCGCTCTTGCTCGTGATAATCGCATTCCTTCTGTTCAGATTCTTTGACATAGCCAAGCCTTTCCCCATCAGGAGATCGCAGAGGCTCAAATCCGGGTGGGGTGTTGTGATAGATGATCTACTGGCGGGCATATATACCAGACTGGTGCTTCTTCTGGTCTATTTTGCTTGGAGTCGACTGGCATGA
- a CDS encoding competence/damage-inducible protein A, which produces MNVEVISIGDELLLGTVVDTNSAYIGRRLAEVGAEVTYKTTVGDDASMIENAVRQALERADVVIVTGGLGPTRDDITKKTIAGILNRPLVLDELILKRVKEHFEKRNIEMPAINTNQAMVPKGAKAFASPLGTAPAIIIKEKNSLLVMLPGVPSEMKSLFDEHILPAIAERAKGIVIVHRTLHICGITESKIEQMLTGKVRGLARGEIAYLPQHTGVDLRLTARAVSKEKALKKIKSIEEKIEGVLGEAVWGKDDDTLEQVVGYLLSMKRKTISLAESCTGGLIMDMITNVPGSSSYFIGGVVAYSNEIKTNKLKVPKSFLKESGAVSKEVALAMAEGVRGYASSDIGLSVTGIAGPSGATADKPVGLVCLALAWDGGCVFEQHNFLGSRGQIKEQSAVTGLDMVRRHLLGL; this is translated from the coding sequence ATGAATGTAGAGGTAATTTCGATCGGAGATGAGCTTCTCCTAGGAACAGTGGTGGACACCAACTCAGCATACATTGGGAGAAGGCTCGCTGAGGTCGGTGCGGAAGTAACCTACAAGACTACGGTAGGCGATGATGCCTCGATGATTGAGAACGCTGTCAGGCAGGCTCTGGAGAGAGCTGATGTGGTGATTGTCACCGGAGGACTTGGCCCAACCCGTGACGACATTACGAAGAAAACAATAGCCGGGATACTCAACCGACCGCTCGTGCTGGACGAGTTGATCCTCAAACGGGTGAAGGAGCACTTTGAGAAGAGAAATATTGAGATGCCGGCCATCAACACCAATCAGGCCATGGTGCCCAAAGGTGCGAAGGCATTCGCAAGCCCTCTGGGTACAGCTCCGGCAATTATTATTAAAGAAAAGAACTCGCTGCTGGTGATGCTTCCTGGTGTGCCTTCCGAGATGAAGTCTCTCTTTGATGAACACATACTTCCTGCGATTGCGGAGAGAGCAAAGGGAATAGTGATTGTGCACCGAACACTGCACATATGTGGCATCACGGAGTCGAAGATAGAACAGATGCTTACGGGCAAAGTGAGAGGACTCGCCAGGGGTGAGATTGCATACCTTCCTCAGCACACAGGAGTAGATCTGAGGCTCACCGCGCGTGCGGTCTCAAAGGAAAAGGCACTGAAAAAGATAAAGAGCATAGAGGAGAAGATCGAGGGTGTGCTTGGGGAGGCTGTCTGGGGGAAGGACGATGACACCCTTGAGCAGGTTGTCGGCTACCTTCTTTCGATGAAGCGCAAGACAATATCTCTTGCTGAATCGTGCACAGGCGGTCTCATCATGGACATGATCACCAATGTGCCGGGAAGTTCATCTTACTTCATTGGTGGAGTGGTAGCGTATTCGAATGAGATAAAGACGAATAAGCTGAAGGTGCCAAAGTCCTTCCTGAAAGAGTCTGGGGCGGTGAGCAAGGAAGTCGCGCTCGCGATGGCTGAAGGGGTGAGAGGATACGCCTCATCCGACATAGGGCTTTCAGTCACCGGCATTGCGGGCCCATCGGGCGCTACCGCGGACAAACCAGTCGGACTTGTCTGTCTCGCCCTGGCCTGGGACGGCGGCTGTGTGTTTGAGCAGCACAATTTCCTGGGATCAAGAGGACAGATCAAAGAACAGAGCGCTGTTACTGGCCTGGACATGGTCAGAAGGCACCTTTTGGGGCTTTGA